The Gopherus evgoodei ecotype Sinaloan lineage chromosome 4, rGopEvg1_v1.p, whole genome shotgun sequence nucleotide sequence TCCTCCCACAGACACGTTCCTGGACAGGGCTCTGCTCTCTCCCTGATGCAAGGTCACCAGATAATAGTTCCTCTCGCCAGCAGGCGGGGTCCAGTGAGCCTGCAATGAGCCAGCTTCCCCAGTGATGCTCAGGGTCAGGTTGACTGGGCTCAGAGGGTCTGGGAGGAAGGAGAACATGGGGTGGAGGGTCAGAGCCCAGCAGCTCAAACATCTCCTAAAAAGAACCCCCAGGCACATGCTGTACCCAGACAGCCTCATCCACTCGCCCAGGGCAGAAGCCATTTCCTTTGCAGGGAAAAGTCAGTGACTGCACTGGCTAGAGCAGGCAGTGCCAGCCTCCCCCACACAGCCTTGCTCCatatctctctcctgcccttcccagcttctgtctCAAAGAGAGTGCCGCCAGAAGAGACAGAAGCATGAATTAGAGATGTAGGAGATGGAGAAGACTTAGATCAGCTAACCCTTCCCTCTCACACAGGCCAGAGGAGAACTGCTCCTTACACCATGTTACACCAGACTCAGTTTACTTGTCCCAAGTAATGGCACCTGCACCTTTCCCCCTTGATAGACAAGCCCACAGCCTCATAGAGCTCATCATCAGGACATCATTCTGGATAGTCAGCCTAAATTCTCCCCAGCTTCATCTCATCCTGTTCCTGATACTGTTTCATTCTCTGATTTGGGGCCTGTCCTTGAGACTAACTCCCGGTTCAGAACAGACCCTTGGAATGTTTTGGCACCATGTAACATTTTGTTAATCTCTAGGCAGCAGCTGCATCAGAGAATGAATCTAGTCAGAGATGCTCTATGGCAGAAAGCAGGCAGCTGATGAGATGCCCAGCTTCCAAAAGTAACTGCACCACAGCTAACAAGAAGCATCTCTCCAAGATGTAGCTACCTGGATAGTTAGTTGAAAAGAGGGTGCAGGAATATCTGTAATCTCACAAATCAGGAGCGGGGCACCCAAAATCATAGgctcaccttaaaaaaaaaataggatgtTTTCAAATGATCCATTCTCGCTCTCCCTCTCTCCATTGTCTGACCTGAGCATCAAGGGTTCATGGTCTCAGGCTCTGCTCCTCAATCATGAGGAGTGGAAACTGACTCTTTCTAAAAACAGAATCTGAGAGTCTAAGGTCATCatctgactccaggagccagtacTTTCAGAAAAAGCATCATTGCGGGAGCTGGCCATGCTGCCCCTGGCTCCTGAGCTGCTTCACAGGGACTGCCCATGACATAAGGCAGATGATGCATCACcagggatctaaattagctgttaccactcaagaaagagatgttggagtcattgtggatagttctctgaaaacatccactcaatgtgcagcggcagtcaaaaaagcaaacagaatattgggcATAGttaaggaagggatagataatacgacagaaaatatcatattgcctctatataaatccatggtatgtccacatcttgaatattgcgtgcagatgtggtcgtcccatctcaaaaaagagatactggaactggaaaaggtccagaaaaaggcaacaaaaatgatgatgaGTATGGAATGGCATCCATATGAGGAgctattaataagactgggacttttcagcttggaaagagatgactaaagggggatatgattgaggtctataaaatcaagatcagtgtggagaaaataaataacacaagaaccaggggtcattcaatgaaattaataggcagcaggtttaaaacaaacaaaaggaagtgtttcttcacacaacgcacagtcaacctgtggaactccttgccaggggatgttgtgaaggacaagaccataactagattcaaaaaagaactagataagttcaaggaggataggtgcatcaatggctattagccaggatgggcagggatggtgtccctagcctttgtttgccagaagctgggaatgggtgacagagctggatcacttgatgattacctgttctgttcactccctctggggcacctggcattggccactatcgaaagacaggatactgggctagatggacctttggactgacccagtatggctgttcttatgttcttatgccccCACCCTGTTCCCGGAGAGCGGTACTCACATGTCCAGGCGGTGGCGTTGGGCCCCGCTGCCCAGTACGGCCCAGCGGCGGCGCTCACCCCCAGATGGTACAGGGTGCCGGGACTGAGGTGCTGGAAGGTGTAATTGGAGAGGCCCCTCTTGGCTGATACTGTCCTGGTCACCAGGTGGGAGAGCAGGTTGTGGAGGGTTaagtgcagccaggcagctccttCGGCACGGCTCCAGGAGGCAAAGAGGCtagtgctggagcccaggctctggagtGTCAGTGCTGCTGGGGTGGTGGGTGCTGAGGACACAGACAGGAGCTGAGGAGATGTGTGGCTGGCAGTGCCTAGCCTACCAGGCATACGAGGTGCGTAGGTGGGGAGATTGATCATTTTACAGGGAGGAGTTGGGGGTTCCAGCACTGGTGGGACAGCCGGGCAGTAACCAGAGAAGCCCAAAGGGGGCTGAGCGGCTCCCAGCTAGGCCTCCCCAGCACGCCGGGCAGAGGATGGGGATGGCCTGGCCACGGGGTTCCCTATGGGAGACTCCTAAATGCCCTCAAGACAGTCACTGGGCTCCTCCCGCTGAGATGCACCCAGAGGCCAGGGCAGGATGCTGGGGGCCAAGAGGTAGCCTGGCAGAGCTGGCAGGAGCCATTACAACCTGCCCCAAGTGAGAGTTAAGTAGGGGCAGCTGGGCACAGTCCAAGTCGGATTCTCTTGCTTCATAGGAAAGGGCTGTCTCGGGGTGCCAGGATCAGTGGGAAGGGACAGGTCTGGACACTGAACCAGCTCCGTGGCTCAGACTAGCTAGGGCCCTTCTGCCAGCACCCCCAGGCCCAAggctgctggagggagggaggagggcacaGCAGCCAGCCTGGGCTAGGCAAGGGGGCAGCTGTGAATGGCCTTGGGGCTGGTGTGGCAGTTTAGGTGCAGGTGTCGCTTGTTCTTCATCCTCGTGGTAAATAGAAATAAACCCATCCAGTGCCGGGATGGGAACAGAGGCGAGCAGGCTAATCTGCTCTCTAGGTCTCAACCACCAGTCAGGGGCACCCCCATCCCATTCACATACATACAATGGGGGTGGACCACACCTGCCCACCTCACTCCGGGCCAGTCTCacgccccacagccccagctcacacAGATAACGGGCCTGGCTAAAGCCAGCTGCTGGCCCAGCTCCCACAGATCCAGGAGATCCCGTCCCCACCAGGGCACAGCCATGCCGGTCACTGGCACATAGCCCCACTCTGGCTTGCAGCTGCAGCCCACTCACTCTGCTTACCCGTCCACTGGTGGGTACTGGTGCTGGCCTGCCTCGCTCCAGCCAGCGTGCTGATCCTCAGGGCGTACTCGCTGCCAGCCAGAAGCCCATCGAACAGGAAGGTGGAGATGGCTCCAGGGACAGACTCGTTCCTCACAGCCCCCTGGGAGTCGAGGTGGTAGAGAACAAGCCGGTAGCCATCCTTCTGGCCGGGGGCGTCCATCCAGGAGGCTCGCAGGGCCAAGGGGCTCCCGTCGCTGCTCAGACTCAGGTTGTGcacgggggcagggcctgtgccaAACACAACACAGACAGCGTCTCCTGACAGCCACAGTGTGCCCGCCACACAGGCATGGCGTGAGACTGACCAGGCACCCACAGAGTATGGAGAGGGTCCGTGTCAGATCTCCCCACATGCTGGATCCATCTAGCTAGACTCCAtgacagagccacctggccgaaCCCCCCCGCCAGACCTCTTGACCAGAGCACCCTTCCAGCTGGACCCCCTGAGCAGATTACCCCTTTGTCATCCCAGCTCCGCCACCACTCTGTCCCTAAGGAATGCCTTGGCAGGGATTTCCATGTGCCCGTACCAGGGACCCAATGGGATCTAGTGGGATCTGCCTTAGAATCAGGTTCTGGGAATTCACTGGGAAAACGGGGTCATGGAGCCTCTCCCTCTGAATCCGCCGGGTGCTAGTTCTGCAGAGTGACCTTCCCACAAAGGTCATCCTGTTAAGTTTGACAATAAATTGCCCCTAGCCGCCCTCCTGCCAATCCACAGCCCTAGGAGCCCAGTGCCTACCCTGTCTCCCCATCTTCATCcctctgtaactttcactcctcatcgctcctctcccctcctcagcACCTTTCCCCAGCATTCCCCTGCCACCCCGAATCTCCATGTTTCCTTTCCCCGCCACCAGGCTGAAAGagccggggggtggggctgcagcgCAGAGCAGTGCTGGTGCCACTGTCCACGCTATGCCCTTGGTTCTCCCAAACActgaaggaactgagtgggggAGATGCAGGTACAGCAGGGCACCCTGCCCTGGGTCTGGAAAGCCTTCCTCTGCAAGGTTGAACACCAGGCTGATTTGGAAAGAAGCCAGCAAGGGGTTCATGTTTCCATCCAGAGGTCCCTGCTCTGGCCGGAACCCCTGCCTGGGTGCCATCGGTTGGCCTCTGGAGCCCGGGAGGAGTGTGAGCTGGTGCTGGTTAAGTGCCAAGGGGGCAGGAAAAGGGACTAACTACGGAGGAGATGGGAGACTAATGGGAAGACAGGCCGTGCTTCATCCTGCATCTCCTTCTCTGCAATGCAGAACTTTTCCTGTCCTCTGCCCTTTGCAAGCTGTGGACAAGGGCTCCTCCCATAGAAGGGCCAGTCGCAATCACAACCCCTGGTTTGGAGGTAACACGAGACTTGCTCTCTCAGTGCCCCCCTCGGGGCTCACATCACTCCAAcccggggcaggggagggtgatAGCAGCGGAGAACGTAGGAAGCCCTTACTTGTCTGGCCACTGACTCTCTGGCTGGAGGCCTCCGCACAGGCCAGAGCAGCAGTGACCTCGATGCTGTAGGTTGCCCCGGGGACAAGCCCCTGGAACTGGAAGCTGGTAGCGTTGAGTCCAGCCGATCCGTTCTGCAGCAGCACCTCTGGCTCCAGCATGTAGATTGCCAGGGTGTAGCCCAGGGCACCCCCATCCGGCTCATCCCACGACAGGAAGAGGGAGTCAGGGCGGCCCTGGTCGCTGACGCTCACGTTCAGGAGGCTCCCTGCAGAATCAACGCCGGCGGTGCCGAGTGAGCAGTCatgggcccatccagccccagcccgTGGGCTTCGCTGCTGAACAGATGGGGCCAGACTTTCCTTGCATGTTGGGCTCTCCTGAAAGCTGGCCCCATGGCGGGTGCTGGGACCGGTAGGAAACTCCAGCCTTGCCAGCCACTGCCCTGAGCGCCTCAGCATCAGACCCTATTCCTTGCCTCCGAATGCAAATCTTTTCATTTGAGTTAAACCCACTTTCTACCCATCTTCTCCAGCTGCCTCCTCCTTGGGGGTGGGAGCACTAGAGCTCCCCACCCCATAAACAGTGCTTAAAGTGCAGCCCCTCAGCCAGCCGGCTCCATTTTtaatttggtgggggggggaggttggtcGAGTCTGCGACCCCTTGAGACTCTCCTCCCTCGGCACCCTTTAAGCACTGCCCCCGCAGGTCTGGGTCTCACCTTCTCCCAGCTCTGCGGGTCCTAGAGCCTCGGCCAGCAGGAGGGAATGGTCATTCCTGCTGCAACACAGGCTGCACCTCGGCTTGCTCAGGCAAAGCCGCACGATTGCTCTGTTAGTTACTAACAGGGAAATGCCTATGACCCACAGTGAGGAGTTCTGAGACCATCCAGCAAAGGGTGGTGGTGACATCTACACTACTCCATTCATTATACTTACTTCCAAGCgcagggggtgggcaaactttttggcctaagggccacatctgggtatagaaattgtatagtaggctccggctgggggtgcagactctggggtggtgctggggatgaggggttgggggtgcaggagggtgctttgggctgggaccaaggggttcggagggtgggagggggatcagggttggggcaggaggctggggtgcaggagggggtcagagatgcaggctccgggcagcacttacctcaagcagctcccaaaagcagcagcatgttctctctccggctcctatgtgatGGCACGGCcaagtggctctgcacactgccctgttcACAGGcaccacccttgcagctcccattggccgtggttcctagccaatgggagctgcgggggcagtgtgcggagccccttggctgcccctatgcataggagctgaaggaaagacatgccactgcttccgggagctgcatgaagcagggcaagcccccgatTCTGCTCTccagtgggagctcgagggctggattaaaacgtctggagggccggatgtggccctcgggccgtagtttgcccacccctgtcctagcaGTACTGTGAGCCTTAAGCAAGGCTAATAAAGAGCTACAGAGACACTCCCTGAGCTAGCCCAGCTCCTCCCAACAGCTCACAGCCCAGCCCTAGCGGAGGACTCCCTGCTGCTCACCTCTCTCACCAGGCACCACTTCGGCTCCCGCATGCCCCTCCGAGGTGGTCCGGTTACAGCCCTTGCCCTGTGGGATTGGATTCAGTGTGAGTGAGACCCATGAGGTGACTCAGACACAGTCTATCAGGAGGAGGTTTCTGATCCCATCTTTAATGAGGGCAGGAGAGctgatggctggaagctgaaggtgCAGATTTTTAACAAGTAGGTGAATTAGCCATTGGGCCGATTACCTAGGATGCagcggattctccatcacctggAGTATGTCTAAACTACGATCAGACACCTGCGgctgacctgagtcagctgacttgggctcaggccaTGCAGCTGTTTAATTGCT carries:
- the LOC115651262 gene encoding receptor-type tyrosine-protein phosphatase V-like; protein product: MKPQLLLPLLWASWLLGTLAEGKGCNRTTSEGHAGAEVVPGERGSLLNVSVSDQGRPDSLFLSWDEPDGGALGYTLAIYMLEPEVLLQNGSAGLNATSFQFQGLVPGATYSIEVTAALACAEASSQRVSGQTSPAPVHNLSLSSDGSPLALRASWMDAPGQKDGYRLVLYHLDSQGAVRNESVPGAISTFLFDGLLAGSEYALRISTLAGARQASTSTHQWTGKQSEWAAAASQSGAMCQ